The region TCGCGGTAGTTGCCTTCCAGCACCGTCAGGCCGTGCGGGTTGGCGGCGCGGGCGCGGTCCAGGGCATAGGGATCCTGGTCGATGCCGTACACGCGGGCACCCGCCGCGAGCAGCAGACCCGTGTGCCCGGCGCCGCCCAGCGTGCCGTCCACGAACACCCGGCCGGGCGCCGGCTGGAGCATCTCCAGCACCTCGGCGGCCAGGACCGGCACGTGTGAGAGGGTCTCCCCGTCAGGGTCGGGGGTGAGATCGGCTTGAAGCGCTTCCCCGGTGAGGGTCGCGTGGGGGTCAGTGGGAAAGTCAGGGTCAGTCATTGGAATCACGCCACGAAGTTCGTGAGAAGGTCAGGTTTGGGGGGGTTGTCCTGCACAGCCGTGATCGCCGCTTCCCAGCGGGCCGGGTTCCACAGTTCAAGGCGACCGGGCGCTCCGGCCACGATCACCTCGCTGTCCAGGCCCGCGAAGGCCCGCAGCGTCTGCGGGACGGACACGCGGCTCTGGTTGTCCAGCCGCGCCTTGTTCGCGCCGGAATAGAAGAACCGCACGAACGCGCGCGACTCGGCGTCCGTGAGCGGCAGGCCCTCGAGCTGCTCCTCCACGCGCTTCCAGCTGGACAGCGGAAACACGTACAGGCAGCCCTCCATGCCGCGCGTCAGGATCATGCCGTCCTCCACGAAGTCACGGAACGCGGGTGGCATGACCACGCGGCCCTTGTCGTCGATGGTGTACGGGTACTCTCCAAACGGCAAACGACTCTCCTCTTCCCCACCCGCTCCCACCACCACAGGCGGCCGGACGGGCGGTCACGGTCAACCGTGAACACGAGCTGAACGCATTTCGGTTGATGCGGCGAGTGTAACAGCCACCACCACGATTTACCACCGATTCCCACCGTCTCCCCCACTTCCCCCCGCAGGTGGCACCGGATTCCCACCGGAGCTCCCCGGGCGGGGCAGGACACCCACCCCGCCCCCCACCCGCTACCCTGCCCCCATGACCCCCACCCGCACCCTGAGAAGCGGCGCGATCCTGGCCGCGCTAGCCGTCGCGCTGGGCGCCTTCGCCGCGCACGGCCTGAAACCCCGCCTGGACGCCGCAATGCTCGCCAACTTCGAGACCGGCGCCCGCTACCAGATGTACGCCGCGCTGGCCCTGCTCGCGCTGGGCACCCAGACGGGCCAGCGCCGCGCGCCCGGCTTCCTGCTCGCCGGGGCCGTGATCTTCAGCGGCAGCCTGTACGTGCTGGCCCTGACCGGCGTGAAGGTGCTCGGCGCGGTCACACCCATCGGCGGTGCGCTGATGATCGCCGGGTTCGTCCTGGCGGCGCTGGACGTGAAGAAGGGGGTGTAGGTTGTCGGTTGTGGGCTGTAGGAAAAGCTGTTCCCACGACCGACAACCCACAACCCGAAACAGGCCGCCTCCGAGGAATCGGGGCGGCCTGTTTCGCGTGGTGCGGGGGAACTGTAAGCCGGGTTCTGTCCGCCACTCGCGTGACTGTTCGGCCATCTCTCTGGGACGCGTGTCGCCACGCGCCTCAAGCGACCATCCTGGCGGTCAACGGGCGGGCCGCCCTCGCGCACTGTCGGGTCTTGCACCGGATGGGGTTTACCAGCGCTCCCGGTCTCCCGGGGGCCTGGTGCGCTCTTACCGCACCGTTTCACCCTGACCACCTGCCCGCCCGCGCCGGGGCTCCGCGTACTGAAACGTCAGCAGGTGGCGGTCTGGTTTCTGTGGCACTGTCCTTCGGCTTCGCCGCCACCCACGCGCAGGCGCGCGCGGTGGGCGCTTGACTCGCCGACCAGCCGTTAGCTGGCATCCTGCCCTGCGGTGCCCGGACTTTCCTCACCTGAACTCACGCCCAGGCGCGGCCGAACATTCCCCCGCAAGGACAGAGCATAGCAGGCCGGGTTGTGGGCTGTGGGCTGTGGGTGGTCGGAAGGGCCTTTCCCACAACCCACAGCCCACGCCCCACGACCCCCTTACCCCCAGCGTTTCTGGATGCGTTCCCACTGGCGGTCCCAGATGGCCGCCGGGACCTTCTCCGGGTGCAGGAGGTCCTGCAGGTCCCGCTCGTCGAGCTGCTGGTACTCGCCGACCTCCATGTTGCCCAGCCACAGGCCGCCCACGCGGTAGCGCAACAGGCGCGTCACCGGGTGGCCGATGTCCTCGAGCATGCGGCGCACCTGCCGGTTGCGGCCCTCGCCGAGCGTCACGAACGCCCCGCCCCGCGCCGGGCTGGCCTGGAGCGCCCGGGCCGGTCCGTCCTCCAACTTCAGGCTGCCGTCCGTCAGGGCGTCCAGGTCCTCCTGGGTGGGCTCCTCGGGGCCGTCCGTCCAGGCGCGGTAGGCCTTCTCGTGCCCGAAGCGGGGGTGGGTCATGGTCAGCGTCAGGTCACCGTCGGTCGTCAGGAGCAACAGCCCTTCCGAGTCGCGGTCCAGGCGACCGACCGGGTGCAGGCCCGGGATGCGCGGCATGGCGTCCAGGACGTTGCGGCGGCCATACTCGTCGCGGGCGGTCGTGACGTACCCGCGCGGTTTGTACAGCATGTACGTGACCTTGGGAACGCTCTCGGTCTCGATCAGCTGGCCGTCCAGGCGGATGTCGTCCGCGTCGGTGACGGTGCGGCCCAGCACGGCGACCTCGCCGTTCACAGTGATCCGCCCGGCCGTGATCATCTCCTCGGCGGCGCGGCGTGACGCGACCCCCGCGCGGGCGAGGCGTTTCTGGAGGCGTTCGGGGGTCATATGGACTCCGATGGAATGGTGTGCGCACACCATTCCGTCCGAGCGGACGCGAGTGGGAGCAGCGCGGATTCCGGGCGTGGAGTGGGCAACCCGGTGAAGTTCCGGGTTGTGAACGAAACAGACGGAATCCGGATCACAGGCGCCCCCGGCGGGACGGCGCGCCCAGCAGTCCCAGGACGGCCAGGACGGTCAGCACGCCCGACACGACCAGCATGGACGTGCGGACGGGCGCGGGCAGGGCGTCCCCGCCGCGCAGCGCCGCCGGGACGAGCGCCGCCACGAGCAGCAGGTGCCCGCCGACCAGCCCGCCGATCTTCACGCGGTCCGGCGCGAAACTCGCCGCGACCTGGAAGGCCCCCCAGGCGAACACCAGCGCGCCCGCCGCGCGCGCCAGCCACAGCGGCGCCACGCCCACCAGAGACGCGACGTCCGGCGGCAGGAAGTAGAGGTACAAGCCCAGCGGGATGAACAGCAGGGCGGTCAGCCAGAACGCGACACGCAACACAGGGCCCAGTCTACCCGCCCGGATGAGAGCCGTCGCCCCGCGCGGTCCCGGTCGCCGGGGGGCACTGAGGCGCGCCTGCCTCTGCTACCCTCCCCCGTATGCCCGTGATTGCCGTGGACAAGCCGCTGAACCTCACCTCGCACGATGTTGTGAACCGCGCGAGGCGGGCGCGCGGCACCAAACGCGTCGGGCACACCGGGACGCTGGACCCGCTGGCGACCGGGGTGCTGGTGCTGTGCGTGGACGACAGCACGAAGGTCGTGCAGTTCATGGAGGCCGACAGCAAGGAGTACCTCGCGTGGATCAGCCTGGGGGCCGGTACGCCCACCCTGGACGCCGAGGGGCCGGTCGAGGAGGTCGCGGAAGTGCCCATGCTGGACGCCGCGCGCGTGCAGGAGCTCCTGAATACGTTCACCGGACCGCAGGCGCAGGTGCCGCCGCAGTACAGCGCGATTCAGGTGGGCGGCCAGCGGGCCTACGCGGTGGCCCGCGCCGGGGGCGCGCTGGACCTGCCCGCGCGGAACGTGGTGATCCACTCGCTGGACCTGCTGGGCGTGTACCTCAGCGTGGACGCCGCGCCGCGCACCTTCGACCCGCAGGACTGGACCCCCACCGACCCCAGTTCTGCGGAGACCGGTCACACCTTCACGCTGCCACCCGCGCTGGGCGAGTACCCCACCCTGCTCGTCCGGGCCAGCGTGGGCAGCGGCACGTACCTGCGCTCCCTCGCCCGCGACGTGGGCGCCGCGCTGGGCGTGCCCGCGCACCTGGGCGGCCTGGTCCGCACCCGCGTGGGCCGCTACGACCTCCGTGACGCCGTGACCGTGGACGACCTGCCCGGCGCGACCGGCATTCCCGACCTCGCCGCACTGGACTTCCCGGTCATCCAGGCCGACGAACGCCTCGCCCGCGAACTCCGCCAGGGCAAACGCCCGGCCCACACCGCGCAGGGCCGCCACGTCGTCACCCTGGGCGGCGACCTCGTGGCGGTCGTGGACGGCAACGGCGAACAGCTGAAAGTCGTGCGCGCCTGGGCTTGACGGGTTGTGGGTTGTGGGCTGTAGGACCAGCTGTTCCCACCTCCGACAACCCACACCCCACAGCCTCCTCAGTACCCCGGTGCCACCTGCGGCTGCGCGATGCCGATGCCTTCCAGGCCGCCCGCGATCCGGACGAGGCGTTCGTCCTGGAGGGGCGGCGCGATGAACTGGATGCCGACTGGGAGTCGCACGCCCTCCGCGGTGTCGAATCCGGCGGGGACGCTCAGGGCGGGCAGGCCCGCGAGGTTGATGGCGACGGTGTCCACGTCGGCGGCGTACATGGCCAGGGGATCGCTGGTCTTCTCGCCGCGCCGGAAGGCGGGGAAGGGACTGGTGGGCGTGACGAGGACATCGAACTGCCCGAAGGCCTGCGTGAAGCGGTCGGCGATCAGGCGGCGGACCTTCATGGCCTTGCTGTAGTACGCGTCGTAGTACCCGCTGCTCAGGGCGTACGTGCCGATCAGGATGCGGCGCTGCACCTCCGGCCCGAAGCCCTGCTCGCGCGTGAGGGTCATCGCCTCGGTCAGGTCGCCCCCCTGGGCGCGCTGGCCGTACACCATGCCGTCGAAGCGGGCGAGGTTGCTGCTCGCCTCGGGCATGGCGATCAGGTAGTACGCGGCGATGGCGTACCGCAGTTCGGGCAGGCTGACCTCGCTGACGGTCGCGCCCGCGTCTCGCAGGGCATCCAGCGTGGCGTTCAGGGTGGCGTCCACGCCCGCCGTGTTCCCCGCGAGGCTCTCGGTGATCACGCCCACCCGCAGGCCGCGCAGGTCGTCTGGCGTCCCGGCGGCGAAGGCAGGCGGCGCGTGCAGGCTGGTGGCGTCCAGGGGGTCGTGCCCCGCGATGACGTTCATGACGAGCGCGAGATCATCGGCGCTGCGGGCGAACGGCCCGATCTGGTCGAGGCTGCTGGCGTACGCGACCAGCCCCGAGCGGCTCACGCGGCCGTAGGTGGGTTTCAGGCCGTACACGCCGGTGAACGCGGCGGGCTGCCGGACGCTGCCGCCCGTGTCGCTGCCCAGGCTGACGTCCACGAGGTTCGCGGCGACCGCCACCGCGCTGCCGCCGCTGCTGCCGCCCGGCACGCGCCCCGTGTCCCAGGGGTTCAGGGTGGGGCCGTGCGCGCTGCTCTCGGTGGAGCTGCCCATCGCGAACTCGTCCATGTTCGCCTTGGCGACGATGACGGCGCCCGCCCGGGTCAGGCGCGCGGCGGCGGTCGCGTCGTAGGGGCTGACGTACCCGCGCAGGATGCGGCTGCCGCAGGTCGTCTCGGTGCCCGTCACGTTGATGTTGTCCTTCACGATCACCGGCACGCCCGCCAGCGGCAGGGTCTCCCCGGCGTCCAGGCGCGCCTGCACCGCCTGGGCCTGCGCCTGCGCGTTCGGATTGACGCTCACGACGGCATTCAGCTCGCGGGCCGCCTCGATGCGGGCCAGGGCCTGACCGGTCAGGTCCTGCGGGGAGAGGTCACGCGCCTGAACGCGGCGCGCCTGAGTTGCGGCGGAGGTGAAGGCCATACCGCGCCAGTGTACCGGGCAGCCCCCCGCGCCCGGCGGGGACGATCAGACGGGCCGACGCTCAGACGGGCTTGACGAGCACCGACTCACCCGCGCGCAGCGACGTGCGCATGAGGAGTTCCGGCGGGATCATCAGCTGCGTCGTGATGTTCGACCCGACCCGCACCGGCAGGGAGAACACCTTGCCCGACTCGCCCCGGACCGCCACGAACTGCGGGTGCCGCACGATGTCCTCCTTCCAGCGGCGGAAGATCAGTTCATCCACGAGCACCACGTCCCGCACCTGCCGCGTGACCGTCACGACCAGCCGCGCCGTGCGCGACCGCCGCGGCACGAGCAGGCCGATCCGGAACAGTTTCAGCAGCATGCGCTTCACGTCCGGGTCCTCCACGAGGTCCCGGACGGGTTTCTGCGCGTCGATCATCTTCAGGACGTCCAGTTCCTTCATGCTCCAGCGCATGCGCCTCACCCGGTCCGGGGAGGTGAGCCGCGCCGGGCCGTCGAACGGCAGGTCCTGCACGGGCAGCGCCTCGAGCGCCTCCAGCGTCACCTCGTCCAGCGAGGCGTTCAGACGCGGGTCCGGATGCGTGACCCCCTCGTCGAAGTGGAACCGCCCGATCGGGTCGCGCATCAGCCGCACGAGCGCCGCGACCCCGACATCCTCCGCGAGCTGCAGGTGCCGGACCCGCCCGCCCTCCAGCCACGCCTCGAAGCGGCCGTCCGGGCGGAACACGTACAGCGCCCCGCTGCGCCCCTGCTCCGAGAGCAGGTAGAGCAGTTCCAGAAAGTCAAAGGTTTCGAGGCTGGCGGTGGACTTGGTCATGAATGGCCGGGCAGGGAACGACATGGAGGACCGACCTGTTCCAGCTCCGGCACACCCCTCTGCGACTCATGTTCGCTCATCCGGGCCGGGGGAACAAGGGCAACCACCCCGGCGGACGCCCCCGGCAGGCCCCCCCGCACCCATCAGCTGCGCAGCAGGTGAGCGAAATTCCCACTTTCCAGCGGCGGCAACTCCGCGAGTGACGTCAACCCGAACTCCAGCAGGAACCGCTCGGTCGTGCCGTACAGCAGCGGCTGCCCCACCGCGTCCGAACGGCCCACCACCTTCACGAGCTCCCGTTCCTGCAACGTCACGACCGTGCTCGCACTCCCGCCGCGCATCGCCTCGATCTCCGCGCGGGTCACGGGCTGCCGGTACGCGATCACCGCCAGCACCTCCAGCGCCGCGCTGCTCAGCGCAGGCAGGGGCGGCGGCGACAGCAGCGGCGACAGGTGCGGCGCGGTCGCGGGCGGCACCACCAGCCGGTACCCCCCCGCGACCGCCTCGACCACGAACCCCAGATCCGCCGACGCCACCTGCGCCGTGAACGCCTTCACCTCGCGCAGCGCCGCGTCCTCCGGGACGCCCAGCACCAGCGCCAGCTCCCGCAGCGTGACCGGCCGCCCCGCCGCGAGCAGCGCCGCGCCCAGCAGCGCCTGACGGCTGGGCCCGGTCAGCGCCGACCGGCCAGGAGGGGTCACGCCCCACCGGACAGCGCCGCGAGCAGCGCCGCCGACGGCACCGCCCCCTCCCGCACCACCCGCCGCCCCGGCACGTCCAGCACGGTGCTCGGCAGACCCAGCGCCCTCACCCCGGCGTCCGGCAGCACCAGATCCGCCAGACCCATGGCCCGCGCCTGCGCCTCCGTCAGCGCGGCCACCTGCCCGCTCGGGTTGCAGCTGGTCGTCGCCAGCACCCCGCCGGCCCGCTCCAGCAGGGCCAGCGCCACCGGATGATCCGGCACCCGCACGCCCACCTGCCCCCCCGGCGCCAGCGACGCCGGGCACCCCGCCGCCGCCCCCGTCACCAGCGTGAGCGGCCCGGGCAGGAACGACGCCAGCACATCGAACGCCGCGTCCGGCTGCACGAACGCCCGAGCGAACGCCAGACTCACGAACGACGCCTGCACCGGCTTCCCCCCGTCACGCCCCTTCGCCACGAACAGCGCCTCCGCCGCGTCCGGCAGCGCCGCCAGGCCCCACACCGTCTCACTCGGGTACGCCACGACCCCACCCCGCGCCAGCACGCGCGCCGCATCGTCCAGCAGCGCGGCCCACGGCACGCCCGCCCCCAGTTCCATCAGTCTGTCCAAGCTGTTCATCATGCCCCTGCGCGGCGCGCCGGTCCAGGGCACCCCCCCGGACCTGTAAGGTCACCGCAAGGCCCGCAGTCTATACTGAGCGGCATGCCCGTCTTCGAATACCGCGTGCGTGACCGCTCCGGCAAGGTGCTGAAATCCCAGATGGAAGCCGAGACGGCCAACCAGGTCCGCGACGCCCTGCGCTCCAAAGGCCTGATGATCGTCGAGATCAAGGCCCCCAAGAGCGGCCTGAACGCCGACGTCAAGATTCCCTTCCTCGACAACCGCCCCCCCAGCCTGAAACAGGTCGCGATCTTCAGCAAGCAGCTCGCCACGCTGATCAACGCCGGGGTGCCCCTCGTGCAGTCCCTGGCGATCCTCCAGAAACAGATCGACCACAAGGGTTTCCAGGGGGTCGTCAAGGAAATGCGCGGCGAGATCGAGGCAGGCACGCCGCTCAGCGACGCGCTGGCCAAACACCCCAAGATCTTCAACCGGCTGTATCTCAACCTCGTCCGGGCCGGTGAGACCAGCGGCACATTGGATTCCGTTCTCGAACGTATTGCAGCTTTCCAGGAAAAAGAACTCGCTCTGCGAGGCAAGATCAAGAGCGCCCTGACCTACCCTGCTGTCGTGCTTGCATTTGCCGTGCTCATCACTTATTTCCTATTGACGACCATCGTCCCTCAGTTTGCCGGCATTCTTTCTCAGCTGAATGCGCCGCTCCCCTTCATCACAAAGATGTTGATGGCCGTTTCAGATTTCCTAAAAAACCAAATCCTAATTATGGTAGGTATCATCATTGCGGTAACTTTTCTGTACCGCTGGTATTACAACACACCCAAAGGCCGCGTCATTATTGATGACATCAAACTGCGGGTCCCGATCCTCGGTAACCTGATCCAGAAGAGTGCCATTGCTTCCTTCTCACGCACGTTCGGCCTGCTCATCAGCAGCGGCGTCAACATCATCGAGAGTCTCGAGATCACCAAGGGCACCGCGAACAACGCCATCGTCGAGGAGAGCATCGAGAATGCCAAGAACGTCGTCATGGTCGGTGAGCAGATGAGCAGCAGCCTCGCCACCAGCAAGGTCTTCCCCCCGATGGTCGTCAGCATGATCTCCATCGGTGAAGAGACCGGATCGCTGGACGACATGCTGGTCAAGGTCGGGGACTTCTACGACCGCGAGGTTGACGAGGCAGTGGACAGCATGACCGCTGCGATTGAACCCCTGATGATCGTCTTCCTGGGGGGGATCGTCGGGACGATCGTGGCAGGTATGTTCCTGCCGATGTTCGCCATCATCGGCCAGCTCAGCCAGTAACGCAGGTGTTCCCGGCGGCCCCCGCAGGTGCGGGGGCCGCCGTCTGTCAGCGGGTCGCGGACCGCACGGCGGCGTTCACGTCAAGGAAACGCAGGCCGTCGGCCGTGAGGCGCGCGCTGGTCAGCAGTCGGGCTTTCGTCTCCTGCGCGCTCAGGGCTGGGTTCGCGGCGCGCATCAGGGCCGCGGCGCCCGAGACGAGTGGCGCGGCGAAGCTCGTGCCGGCCTGCAGGGTGTACCCGCCACTGTGGTTCAGGACGAGCAGTTGTGTGGCGTTCGTCGCGCCGGCGCAGTTCCCGGCGCCACCGGGGGCGATCATGAACTGCGCGGCCTGTGTGGTCTGACCGGTCAGCGGGCGGGCGCTGTAGCACGCCAGTGCGTCCCCGCTGCCTGCTGCGCCGACCGCGATGACGTCCGGGTGGCTGGCGGGGTAGTACAGGCCGTCCCCGGCGGTATTGCCCGCCGAGGCGACCAGAACGGCACTCTTCGCGGCGTCCGAGAGGGCTTTCGACAGTACGGGGTCAGGGTCGGTCGTGCCGGTCACGGCGATGCCGAGGCTCATGTTGATGACCAGCGCGCCGCCGCTGACCGCGTCCCGGACGGCCTGCGCGACCGTGCTGGTGCTGGCGCCACTCGCGCCGATGACCTCCAGGGGCGTGACCGTACCCGTCCAGGTAAGGCCCGCCATTCCCTGCGCGTTGTTGGTCGTGGCGGCAATCAGGCCGGTCGTGGCGGTGCCGTGCCCACCATCGTCGGACGGACCGCCCGCGAGGTACGACCGTCCCGCCGCGAGGCGACCCTGCAGGTCCGGGTGGGCCGCGTTCACGAGTGAATCCAGCACGGCCGTGCGGGCGGCGACGGGCGTCTTCCCGCAACTCTGAAGGAACGTCCAGGCCTGAGGGGCGTTCACGCGCGTCAGGTACGTCTGCTCGTACCGGGCGCCGCCCACGGTCACGCCCCCGTTGCCGGGCACGCCAGGGTCGTTCGGCACGGCCAGCGGAACGTAGAGGTAATCCGGCTGGATGACGGCTCCCTGCGCCTGCAGGCGGCCAGCGACGCTCGCCTCCGCGCCGGGCAGCGTGGTGACGACCGTCACGCCCGGCACGACCTCCTGCCCCGTCACGCCCAGCGTGGACAGCGCCGGTCCGCTGACGGCGCCGCTCACGAGCACCCGCCCCGGAACGTGAGGTCTGGACCAGTCGGCCGAGCCAGCTCCCCACGCCGCCCCACCCATGGGCGCTGCGGCCGGGGCGGGCTGCGCACTCAGGCTCTGCGTGCAGACCGGCCCAGGCGTCGGCGCGGGAGCTGGCTCGGGAACCGGCGTGATCGTCCCGCCGCCTCCACCTCCGCAGGCCGACAACAGCAGCGAGGCGGTCACGGCACACAGGACGGGCACAGGCAGACGCATACTCCAGCGTATAAGCCCGTGCCCTGACGTGGGTCTGAACAGCCTCCATCAACCCTGAACGTCACACCCGCCGCCGGATCAGTGAACGCGCACGCCCTTCGTCAGTGGCTGCTTCTGCACCCACTTCACGAACTTCTGCACCTCCTCCCGCTCGCGGATCGCCTCGACGGTGTTCAATTCGTTCGCCAGCTGCGCGTTGCTGAACGTCTTGCTCAGGAACCCCTGGCAGGCCGCGCACATCTTCACGGTGGGAATCTCGCCCAGTTTCACGCCCTGCCGCCGCCCCTGCGATTTGGGCACGAGGTGATGATCCGTCATGTCCCCTTCCCGCCCACACAGCACGCACGTGTCCAGCGGTTCCGCCTGCATGTCCTCAATCCAGCTCGCCTGCTCGCGTTCCTTCCGACCCATGACGGCACCATAGCGCGCGGGCAGCAGACCAACCGGGTCGACGCACCTGCACACCCCGGAACCGCGCAATCTGGAATAGTACGATCATGCTGTGGCTGGGGGAACGACGCGGGTATCTCAGTGACTGGATCACCCAACAATGGGTCAGGGCAACCGGACGTTCCCTAGACGACCACCCCCACCTGCTCGGCCCGGTCGGCACCCGACGCCGCATCGGCTTCGACCAGCCCGAGCAGCTGGCCGACGCGCTGAACCTGACGCTGGACACGTCCCCCTCGGGCGGACTGCTGCAGGACAGCGCCGCGCTGTTCCCCGGCATTCACCCCCGCGTGGCGGAATTCTACGACGAGACCTCCCACTACGAACTGCAGGTCTGGAGCAGCTGGCGCGGCCCGTTCCGCCCCTTCGGCCAGCTGCTCGGCGCGCTGTTCAGCCGCCGCCTGGAGCAGATGAACGTCCCGCTGGACGGACTGGACACCGCCT is a window of Deinococcus grandis DNA encoding:
- the mraZ gene encoding division/cell wall cluster transcriptional repressor MraZ; protein product: MPFGEYPYTIDDKGRVVMPPAFRDFVEDGMILTRGMEGCLYVFPLSSWKRVEEQLEGLPLTDAESRAFVRFFYSGANKARLDNQSRVSVPQTLRAFAGLDSEVIVAGAPGRLELWNPARWEAAITAVQDNPPKPDLLTNFVA
- a CDS encoding DUF423 domain-containing protein, coding for MTPTRTLRSGAILAALAVALGAFAAHGLKPRLDAAMLANFETGARYQMYAALALLALGTQTGQRRAPGFLLAGAVIFSGSLYVLALTGVKVLGAVTPIGGALMIAGFVLAALDVKKGV
- a CDS encoding pseudouridine synthase, with the protein product MTPERLQKRLARAGVASRRAAEEMITAGRITVNGEVAVLGRTVTDADDIRLDGQLIETESVPKVTYMLYKPRGYVTTARDEYGRRNVLDAMPRIPGLHPVGRLDRDSEGLLLLTTDGDLTLTMTHPRFGHEKAYRAWTDGPEEPTQEDLDALTDGSLKLEDGPARALQASPARGGAFVTLGEGRNRQVRRMLEDIGHPVTRLLRYRVGGLWLGNMEVGEYQQLDERDLQDLLHPEKVPAAIWDRQWERIQKRWG
- the truB gene encoding tRNA pseudouridine(55) synthase TruB — its product is MPVIAVDKPLNLTSHDVVNRARRARGTKRVGHTGTLDPLATGVLVLCVDDSTKVVQFMEADSKEYLAWISLGAGTPTLDAEGPVEEVAEVPMLDAARVQELLNTFTGPQAQVPPQYSAIQVGGQRAYAVARAGGALDLPARNVVIHSLDLLGVYLSVDAAPRTFDPQDWTPTDPSSAETGHTFTLPPALGEYPTLLVRASVGSGTYLRSLARDVGAALGVPAHLGGLVRTRVGRYDLRDAVTVDDLPGATGIPDLAALDFPVIQADERLARELRQGKRPAHTAQGRHVVTLGGDLVAVVDGNGEQLKVVRAWA
- the gatA gene encoding Asp-tRNA(Asn)/Glu-tRNA(Gln) amidotransferase subunit GatA, whose translation is MAFTSAATQARRVQARDLSPQDLTGQALARIEAARELNAVVSVNPNAQAQAQAVQARLDAGETLPLAGVPVIVKDNINVTGTETTCGSRILRGYVSPYDATAAARLTRAGAVIVAKANMDEFAMGSSTESSAHGPTLNPWDTGRVPGGSSGGSAVAVAANLVDVSLGSDTGGSVRQPAAFTGVYGLKPTYGRVSRSGLVAYASSLDQIGPFARSADDLALVMNVIAGHDPLDATSLHAPPAFAAGTPDDLRGLRVGVITESLAGNTAGVDATLNATLDALRDAGATVSEVSLPELRYAIAAYYLIAMPEASSNLARFDGMVYGQRAQGGDLTEAMTLTREQGFGPEVQRRILIGTYALSSGYYDAYYSKAMKVRRLIADRFTQAFGQFDVLVTPTSPFPAFRRGEKTSDPLAMYAADVDTVAINLAGLPALSVPAGFDTAEGVRLPVGIQFIAPPLQDERLVRIAGGLEGIGIAQPQVAPGY
- a CDS encoding DUF4388 domain-containing protein; the protein is MTKSTASLETFDFLELLYLLSEQGRSGALYVFRPDGRFEAWLEGGRVRHLQLAEDVGVAALVRLMRDPIGRFHFDEGVTHPDPRLNASLDEVTLEALEALPVQDLPFDGPARLTSPDRVRRMRWSMKELDVLKMIDAQKPVRDLVEDPDVKRMLLKLFRIGLLVPRRSRTARLVVTVTRQVRDVVLVDELIFRRWKEDIVRHPQFVAVRGESGKVFSLPVRVGSNITTQLMIPPELLMRTSLRAGESVLVKPV
- the scpB gene encoding SMC-Scp complex subunit ScpB encodes the protein MTPPGRSALTGPSRQALLGAALLAAGRPVTLRELALVLGVPEDAALREVKAFTAQVASADLGFVVEAVAGGYRLVVPPATAPHLSPLLSPPPLPALSSAALEVLAVIAYRQPVTRAEIEAMRGGSASTVVTLQERELVKVVGRSDAVGQPLLYGTTERFLLEFGLTSLAELPPLESGNFAHLLRS
- a CDS encoding L-threonylcarbamoyladenylate synthase; translation: MNSLDRLMELGAGVPWAALLDDAARVLARGGVVAYPSETVWGLAALPDAAEALFVAKGRDGGKPVQASFVSLAFARAFVQPDAAFDVLASFLPGPLTLVTGAAAGCPASLAPGGQVGVRVPDHPVALALLERAGGVLATTSCNPSGQVAALTEAQARAMGLADLVLPDAGVRALGLPSTVLDVPGRRVVREGAVPSAALLAALSGGA
- a CDS encoding type II secretion system F family protein: MPVFEYRVRDRSGKVLKSQMEAETANQVRDALRSKGLMIVEIKAPKSGLNADVKIPFLDNRPPSLKQVAIFSKQLATLINAGVPLVQSLAILQKQIDHKGFQGVVKEMRGEIEAGTPLSDALAKHPKIFNRLYLNLVRAGETSGTLDSVLERIAAFQEKELALRGKIKSALTYPAVVLAFAVLITYFLLTTIVPQFAGILSQLNAPLPFITKMLMAVSDFLKNQILIMVGIIIAVTFLYRWYYNTPKGRVIIDDIKLRVPILGNLIQKSAIASFSRTFGLLISSGVNIIESLEITKGTANNAIVEESIENAKNVVMVGEQMSSSLATSKVFPPMVVSMISIGEETGSLDDMLVKVGDFYDREVDEAVDSMTAAIEPLMIVFLGGIVGTIVAGMFLPMFAIIGQLSQ
- a CDS encoding S8 family peptidase, which encodes MSGAVSGPALSTLGVTGQEVVPGVTVVTTLPGAEASVAGRLQAQGAVIQPDYLYVPLAVPNDPGVPGNGGVTVGGARYEQTYLTRVNAPQAWTFLQSCGKTPVAARTAVLDSLVNAAHPDLQGRLAAGRSYLAGGPSDDGGHGTATTGLIAATTNNAQGMAGLTWTGTVTPLEVIGASGASTSTVAQAVRDAVSGGALVINMSLGIAVTGTTDPDPVLSKALSDAAKSAVLVASAGNTAGDGLYYPASHPDVIAVGAAGSGDALACYSARPLTGQTTQAAQFMIAPGGAGNCAGATNATQLLVLNHSGGYTLQAGTSFAAPLVSGAAALMRAANPALSAQETKARLLTSARLTADGLRFLDVNAAVRSATR